In one Pseudomonadota bacterium genomic region, the following are encoded:
- a CDS encoding TIGR03842 family LLM class F420-dependent oxidoreductase — protein sequence MEFGITFKGFMEPDRARKLVAQAEEAGFTYCWFYDSHILWRESFPAMAMCMEHTKTMRFGPCVTNPNTREWSHAASLFGSLALQSGGRFDIGVGRGDSAVRVMGRKPALLAKMDEFIDVVKGLVRGEERQYGDVPNPIQFPWATGYELPVWVAAYGPKALDSAGRMGDGLILQIAEPAICKWLGDQAVEAGKKHGRDMSDYKIMSAAPAYFGDMEACREATRWFPAMVGNHVADIVEKYGTDREDIPESLTAYIKDRKGYDYSKHGQSDNPYLDFITDEIIDGFAVLGTPDDHIAKIKTLESVGVTQFNIYLDNGDEENIIAEYGKTVIPACA from the coding sequence ATGGAATTTGGCATCACTTTCAAAGGCTTCATGGAGCCCGACCGCGCGCGCAAGCTGGTGGCACAGGCCGAAGAGGCGGGCTTCACCTATTGCTGGTTCTATGACAGCCACATCCTCTGGCGCGAAAGCTTCCCGGCCATGGCCATGTGCATGGAGCACACGAAGACCATGCGCTTCGGCCCCTGTGTGACGAACCCGAACACGCGGGAATGGTCCCACGCGGCGTCGCTCTTCGGCAGCCTCGCGCTGCAATCGGGGGGCCGCTTCGACATCGGCGTGGGCCGCGGCGACAGCGCCGTGCGCGTCATGGGCAGGAAGCCCGCGCTGCTCGCGAAAATGGACGAGTTCATCGACGTGGTGAAAGGCCTCGTGCGCGGCGAGGAGCGGCAGTATGGCGACGTGCCGAACCCGATCCAGTTCCCGTGGGCCACGGGCTACGAGCTGCCTGTCTGGGTGGCCGCTTATGGGCCCAAGGCCCTCGACAGCGCGGGCCGCATGGGCGACGGCCTCATCCTCCAGATCGCCGAGCCCGCCATCTGCAAATGGCTGGGCGACCAGGCCGTGGAGGCGGGCAAGAAGCACGGGCGCGACATGTCGGACTACAAGATCATGTCCGCGGCCCCCGCCTATTTCGGCGATATGGAGGCCTGCCGCGAGGCCACACGCTGGTTCCCGGCCATGGTGGGCAACCACGTGGCCGACATCGTCGAGAAATACGGGACCGACCGCGAGGACATCCCCGAGAGCCTCACCGCCTACATCAAGGACAGGAAAGGCTACGATTACTCGAAGCACGGCCAGTCCGATAACCCCTATCTCGACTTCATCACTGACGAGATCATCGATGGCTTCGCCGTCCTCGGCACGCCCGACGACCACATCGCCAAGATCAAGACGCTCGAGAGCGTGGGGGTCACGCAGTTCAACATCTACCTCGATAACGGGGACGAGGAGAACATCATCGCCGAATACGGCAAGACCGTGATCCCGGCCTGCGCATGA
- a CDS encoding Zn-dependent hydrolase, with protein MEHGKNLRIDPDRLWDSLMEMAKIGPGVAGGNNRQTLTDADAEGRSLFQRWCEEAGMTMGVDTMGNMFATRAGADPDALPVYMGSHLDTQPTGGKYDGVLGVLGGLEAIRTLNDMDVRTKHPIVLTNWTNEEGTRFAPAMLSSGVFAGKHSQDFAYSRKDAEGKVFGDELKRIGWVGDEEVGARKMHAMFELHIEQGPILEAEGKDIGVVTHGQGLRWIECTVTGKESHTGSTPMHMRKNAGRGLALITELVHEIAMKNQPNAVGAIGHIDVYPNSRNIIPGKVVFTVDMRTHLLDKLNAMVAEFMERAPKLCEEIGVEFSCEIVGQFDPPAFDEGCVNAVRQAAEGMGYSHMDIVSGAGHDACWINDVAPTAMIMCPCVDGLSHNEAEEISKEWAQAGTDVLLHAVLETAEIVE; from the coding sequence ATGGAGCACGGCAAGAACCTCCGCATCGATCCAGACAGGCTCTGGGACAGTCTCATGGAGATGGCCAAGATCGGGCCGGGCGTGGCGGGCGGCAACAACCGCCAGACGCTGACGGATGCCGATGCCGAGGGCCGCTCGCTCTTCCAGCGCTGGTGCGAGGAGGCGGGGATGACCATGGGCGTCGATACGATGGGCAACATGTTCGCCACGCGCGCGGGCGCGGACCCGGACGCGCTGCCGGTCTACATGGGCTCGCATCTCGATACCCAGCCCACGGGCGGGAAGTATGACGGGGTGCTCGGCGTCCTCGGAGGGCTCGAGGCGATCCGGACCCTCAACGACATGGATGTGCGGACAAAGCACCCGATCGTGCTGACGAACTGGACGAACGAAGAGGGGACACGCTTCGCCCCCGCCATGCTCTCCTCCGGCGTCTTCGCGGGCAAGCACAGCCAGGATTTCGCCTATTCCCGCAAGGATGCCGAGGGCAAGGTCTTTGGCGACGAGCTCAAGCGCATCGGCTGGGTGGGCGATGAGGAGGTGGGCGCGCGCAAGATGCACGCGATGTTCGAGCTCCACATCGAACAGGGCCCGATCCTCGAGGCCGAGGGCAAGGATATCGGCGTCGTCACCCACGGTCAGGGCCTGCGCTGGATCGAATGCACGGTGACGGGGAAGGAAAGCCATACCGGCTCCACCCCCATGCACATGCGCAAGAATGCCGGGCGTGGTCTGGCGCTGATCACCGAGCTCGTCCACGAAATCGCCATGAAGAACCAGCCGAACGCCGTGGGCGCCATCGGCCATATCGACGTCTACCCCAATTCGCGCAACATCATCCCGGGCAAGGTGGTCTTCACCGTCGACATGCGCACGCATCTCCTCGACAAGCTCAACGCCATGGTCGCCGAGTTCATGGAGCGCGCCCCGAAGCTCTGCGAAGAGATCGGCGTGGAGTTCTCCTGCGAGATCGTCGGCCAGTTCGACCCGCCCGCCTTCGACGAAGGCTGCGTGAACGCCGTCCGCCAAGCCGCGGAAGGCATGGGCTATTCTCACATGGATATCGTGAGCGGCGCGGGCCATGACGCGTGCTGGATCAACGACGTGGCGCCGACGGCCATGATCATGTGCCCCTGCGTGGATGGCCTCAGCCACAACGAGGCCGAAGAGATCAGCAAGGAATGGGCGCAGGCGGGGACGGATGTGCTCCTCCACGCGGTGCTTGAGACGGCGGAGATCGTGGAGTGA
- the cofC gene encoding 2-phospho-L-lactate guanylyltransferase, with protein MTNTLIAVPMKDPAEAKTRLAGSLSDAQRARLAEALFARTLAFLRPVAMAHGAELVVVTGSSRIWALAEAAAVTVIAEGAEATLSGAATAAGAWAAARGFDRICLIPADLAAPLVSDVARLLDAQAEVVICPSEDGGTNALAVTPPDALAFHYGPGSAEAHGREAARRGLSCAVLPLRSLSFDIDTSEGLARARAIVPALEAAL; from the coding sequence ATGACGAACACGCTCATCGCCGTCCCCATGAAGGACCCCGCTGAGGCAAAGACACGGCTCGCCGGATCCTTAAGTGACGCGCAGCGCGCGCGCCTCGCCGAGGCCCTCTTCGCGCGGACCCTCGCATTCCTGCGGCCGGTGGCGATGGCCCACGGGGCCGAGCTCGTGGTCGTGACGGGGAGCAGCCGCATCTGGGCGCTGGCGGAGGCGGCGGCGGTGACCGTGATCGCGGAGGGGGCGGAGGCCACGCTCTCCGGCGCGGCGACGGCAGCCGGAGCCTGGGCCGCGGCGCGCGGTTTCGACCGGATCTGCCTCATCCCCGCCGATCTCGCGGCGCCTCTTGTGAGCGACGTAGCGCGGCTCCTCGACGCCCAGGCAGAGGTGGTGATCTGCCCCTCCGAGGATGGCGGGACGAACGCGCTTGCGGTCACGCCGCCCGACGCACTCGCCTTTCATTACGGGCCGGGCTCTGCCGAGGCCCATGGACGCGAGGCCGCGCGGCGGGGTCTCTCCTGCGCCGTGCTGCCGTTGCGCAGCCTGAGCTTTGACATCGACACGAGCGAGGGTCTCGCCCGCGCCCGCGCCATCGTCCCTGCCTTGGAGGCTGCGCTGTGA
- a CDS encoding TetR family transcriptional regulator C-terminal domain-containing protein — translation MIEAPPPKRPTRIQRERTEEIIAAALDVFSAHGFKGASINQVAEAAGMSTPAMLYYFSDKDALYKELLRRTMSLWLGPLQMLSDTDDPVDEICAYISRKLEMSRKFPRESRLFAGEILQGIPRGSEAIFDPLSEVFHAKIVLIQRWMDAGRLATRDPFHLMYSIWATTQHYADFEAQIAGLSPQKLPSLYADAEAFLLPMYRNLLTPPKET, via the coding sequence ATGATCGAAGCGCCGCCCCCAAAGAGACCCACGCGGATCCAGCGCGAGCGGACAGAGGAGATCATCGCCGCCGCGCTCGACGTCTTTTCCGCGCATGGCTTCAAGGGGGCGTCGATCAACCAGGTGGCAGAGGCCGCGGGCATGTCCACGCCGGCCATGCTCTACTACTTCAGCGACAAGGACGCGCTCTACAAGGAGCTCCTGCGCCGGACGATGTCGCTCTGGCTCGGGCCGCTCCAGATGCTGAGCGACACCGACGACCCGGTGGACGAGATCTGTGCCTACATCTCGCGAAAGCTCGAGATGTCCCGCAAGTTCCCGCGCGAGAGCCGGCTCTTTGCCGGTGAGATTTTACAAGGTATTCCAAGGGGATCAGAGGCGATCTTCGATCCCTTGAGCGAGGTCTTTCACGCCAAGATCGTGCTCATTCAGCGCTGGATGGATGCCGGTCGCCTCGCCACGCGCGATCCCTTTCACCTGATGTATTCCATCTGGGCCACGACCCAGCACTACGCCGATTTCGAGGCGCAGATTGCGGGGCTGAGCCCGCAGAAGCTGCCCTCTCTCTATGCCGATGCAGAGGCGTTCCTCCTGCCGATGTATCGCAACCTGCTGACCCCGCCGAAGGAGACCTGA
- the cofG gene encoding 7,8-didemethyl-8-hydroxy-5-deazariboflavin synthase CofG: protein MSRAADLRDATWGRRVTYSRKVFVPLTNMCRDTCGYCTFVKHPSDPRAALLTPEQVLHQARKGERSGCKELLFSLGEKPEQRYAEAREALAAQGHSSITDYLAEMCALVLRETSLLPHVNAGTLTDAELEKLRPVSASMGMMLETVSRRLAREGGPHHACPDKLPVQRLRTLERAGERKVPFTTGLLIGIGETWEERLEALEAIEAAHRRHGHIQEVIIQNFQRKPGIAMEHHPEPTLSDMLRTIAAARLILSPEISLQAPPNLSKRHVAYLGAGINDWGGISPVTIDFINPQHDWPELRALADSCDAAGFALEERLSVYPRYVAGDAPYLDPALRRRIASMARQDGLARHQALEGAA from the coding sequence ATGAGCCGCGCGGCGGACCTGCGCGACGCCACTTGGGGCCGCCGCGTGACCTATTCCCGCAAGGTCTTCGTGCCGCTGACGAATATGTGCCGGGATACCTGCGGGTATTGCACGTTCGTAAAGCACCCCTCCGACCCGCGCGCCGCGCTGCTTACGCCCGAGCAGGTGCTGCACCAGGCCCGGAAGGGCGAGCGCAGCGGCTGCAAGGAGCTCCTCTTCTCGCTCGGAGAAAAGCCGGAGCAGCGCTACGCGGAAGCGCGAGAGGCGCTCGCGGCACAGGGCCACAGCTCGATCACGGATTACCTCGCCGAGATGTGCGCGCTCGTGCTGCGCGAGACCTCGCTTCTGCCGCACGTGAATGCCGGGACGCTCACAGATGCCGAGCTCGAGAAGCTGCGCCCGGTATCGGCCTCCATGGGCATGATGCTCGAGACGGTGAGCCGCCGTCTGGCCCGGGAGGGCGGCCCGCACCATGCCTGCCCCGACAAGCTCCCGGTGCAGCGGCTGCGCACGCTCGAGCGCGCCGGGGAGCGGAAGGTGCCGTTCACGACCGGTCTCCTCATCGGCATCGGCGAGACGTGGGAAGAACGGCTCGAAGCGCTCGAGGCCATCGAGGCCGCGCACCGCCGCCACGGTCACATCCAGGAAGTGATCATCCAGAATTTCCAGCGCAAGCCCGGCATCGCCATGGAGCATCATCCGGAGCCCACGCTTTCGGACATGCTGCGCACCATCGCCGCGGCCCGGCTCATCCTGAGCCCGGAGATCAGCCTGCAGGCGCCGCCCAACCTCTCGAAGCGGCACGTGGCCTACCTGGGCGCAGGGATAAACGATTGGGGCGGGATCAGCCCCGTGACCATCGATTTCATCAACCCGCAGCATGACTGGCCGGAATTGCGCGCGCTCGCCGATAGCTGCGATGCCGCCGGGTTTGCGCTCGAGGAGCGGCTCAGCGTCTATCCCCGTTACGTGGCCGGAGACGCACCGTATCTCGATCCCGCGCTGCGGCGGCGGATCGCGTCCATGGCGCGGCAGGACGGGCTTGCCCGTCACCAGGCGCTCGAGGGCGCGGCATGA
- the npdG gene encoding NADPH-dependent F420 reductase: protein MTIAILGGTGPQGKGLALRFAKAGVPVVLGSRDATRAAETASDLAAKVPGAAEITGMGNEEAVAAAEEMVILAVPWAGHNATLAAIKDKLAGKILVDIVVPLKDGDPKKVDMPPEGSATEAAQAILGPGIPVMGALHNVSAHTLNDLEAAINCDVLVCGNGLEPRKKVMALCEKLGVTAYNAGDAEAARCIEAITPILIRINISKQVPFSHAGIRIWAPGT from the coding sequence ATGACGATTGCCATACTCGGCGGCACCGGCCCCCAGGGAAAGGGCCTCGCGCTGCGCTTTGCCAAGGCGGGCGTGCCGGTGGTGCTGGGCTCGCGGGATGCCACGCGCGCCGCCGAGACCGCCTCGGACCTCGCCGCCAAGGTGCCCGGTGCGGCTGAGATCACGGGCATGGGCAACGAGGAGGCCGTGGCCGCCGCCGAGGAGATGGTCATCCTCGCCGTGCCATGGGCCGGCCACAACGCGACGCTCGCGGCCATCAAGGACAAGCTCGCGGGCAAGATCCTCGTCGACATCGTGGTGCCCCTGAAGGACGGCGACCCGAAGAAGGTCGACATGCCGCCTGAAGGCTCCGCCACCGAGGCCGCGCAGGCGATCCTCGGGCCTGGCATTCCGGTCATGGGCGCGCTGCACAACGTCTCGGCCCACACGCTCAATGACCTCGAAGCCGCCATCAACTGCGATGTCCTCGTCTGCGGCAACGGGCTCGAGCCAAGAAAGAAGGTCATGGCGCTCTGCGAAAAGCTCGGCGTCACCGCCTACAATGCCGGCGACGCGGAGGCCGCGCGCTGCATCGAGGCGATCACTCCCATTCTCATCCGCATCAACATCTCCAAGCAGGTGCCGTTCTCCCATGCCGGCATCCGCATCTGGGCCCCCGGTACGTAA
- the cofH gene encoding 5-amino-6-(D-ribitylamino)uracil--L-tyrosine 4-hydroxyphenyl transferase CofH, producing MRSNPRDFERRRSADLQAVLEGASRPVWRVLNRALLGREVSEAEGTQLFSVTDAADRAAIYATADALRQTANGDRVTFVVNRNINFTNVCYMGCRFCGFARRKDEAGAEWLSPEEVAQRAEEAWARGATEVCIQGGLHPKLPGHAYRDILLAIKARLPGMHIHAFSPFEIWYGARKSKMPYAAFLADLKACGLGSMPGTAAEILDTEVRQVLTRDKLSADAWEEIIRTAHGVGIPTTATIMYGHVDAPHHWAAHIARLRDIQRDTGGFTELVPLSFVHTESPLYTQSPETVRPGPTAQEVDLMHAVSRIMLHGFIDNIQVSWTKLGAARAQDMLTRGVNDLGGTLMNESISRAAGADHGQEITASELCRMIRAAGRVPVRRNTVYDVIDVYDDHDPAELAPLVARARDPLDFLAMFPEPAP from the coding sequence ATGAGATCCAATCCACGCGATTTCGAGCGCAGGCGCTCCGCGGACCTGCAAGCGGTCCTCGAGGGCGCGTCGCGCCCGGTCTGGCGCGTGCTCAACCGCGCGCTTCTCGGGCGCGAGGTGTCCGAGGCCGAGGGGACGCAGCTCTTTTCCGTGACCGATGCCGCGGACCGGGCGGCGATCTACGCCACCGCCGACGCTCTCAGGCAGACGGCCAACGGCGACCGCGTGACGTTCGTCGTCAACCGCAACATCAACTTCACCAATGTCTGCTACATGGGCTGCCGGTTTTGCGGCTTCGCCAGGCGCAAGGACGAGGCCGGCGCCGAATGGCTGAGCCCGGAGGAGGTCGCCCAACGCGCTGAAGAGGCCTGGGCGCGCGGCGCCACGGAGGTCTGCATCCAGGGCGGTCTCCATCCAAAGCTGCCGGGACACGCCTATCGCGACATCCTTCTGGCGATCAAGGCGCGGCTCCCAGGGATGCATATCCACGCCTTCTCGCCCTTCGAGATCTGGTACGGCGCGCGGAAATCGAAAATGCCCTATGCGGCGTTTCTCGCTGATCTCAAGGCTTGCGGGCTCGGCTCCATGCCGGGCACCGCCGCCGAGATCCTCGACACCGAGGTGCGGCAGGTGCTGACGCGGGACAAGCTGAGCGCCGATGCCTGGGAAGAGATCATCCGCACTGCCCATGGCGTGGGCATCCCGACAACGGCCACGATCATGTACGGCCACGTGGACGCGCCGCATCACTGGGCCGCCCATATCGCGCGCCTCCGCGATATCCAGCGGGACACGGGCGGCTTCACCGAGCTCGTACCGCTGAGCTTCGTGCACACCGAGAGCCCGCTCTACACCCAGAGCCCCGAGACCGTGCGCCCCGGGCCCACGGCCCAGGAGGTGGACCTCATGCACGCGGTGAGCCGCATCATGCTCCACGGATTCATCGACAACATCCAGGTGAGCTGGACCAAGCTCGGCGCCGCGCGGGCGCAGGATATGCTCACGCGCGGTGTCAATGATCTCGGCGGCACGCTCATGAATGAAAGCATCTCGCGGGCCGCGGGCGCCGATCACGGGCAGGAGATCACCGCCAGCGAGCTTTGCCGGATGATCCGCGCGGCAGGGCGTGTACCCGTCCGCCGCAACACGGTCTACGACGTGATCGACGTCTATGACGACCATGACCCCGCGGAGCTTGCGCCGCTCGTGGCGCGGGCGCGCGATCCGCTCGATTTCCTCGCCATGTTCCCGGAGCCGGCGCCATGA
- the hydA gene encoding dihydropyrimidinase, with protein MTTTIIKNGTVVTADLTYKADIAIEGGVITEIGPDLKGDETLDATGCYIMPGGIDPHVHLEMPFMGTYSSDDFESGTRAGLAGGTTMVVDFCLPNQGESLFDALKRWDNKSTRANCDYSFHMAVTWWGEQVFEDMKGVVQDRGINTFKHFLAYKGALMVNDDELYSSFQRLSELGATAMVHAENGDVVAEMTAKLLAEGNTGPEAHAYSRPSQVEGEATNRAIMIADMAGVPLYVVHVSCEEAHEAIRRAKQNGKRVWGEPLIQHLTLDETEYFHPDWDHAARRVMSPPFRNKKHQESLWAGLMSGSLSVVATDHCAFTTEQKRTGVGDFSKIPNGTGGLEDRLPMLWTHGVATGRLTPNEFVAVTSTNIAKILNCYPKKGAVLVGADADLVVWDPEKEKTIAAGTQQSAIDYNVFEGHQVKGLPRFTLTRGHVAVHDGEMRTQEGHGKFVSRPPNGTVNKALSQWKELTAPTPVARSGIPATGV; from the coding sequence ATGACCACCACCATCATCAAGAACGGGACCGTCGTCACGGCGGACCTCACCTACAAGGCCGATATCGCCATCGAGGGCGGGGTCATCACGGAGATCGGGCCTGATCTCAAAGGCGATGAGACGCTCGACGCCACCGGCTGCTACATCATGCCCGGCGGGATCGACCCCCATGTGCATCTCGAGATGCCGTTCATGGGGACCTACAGCTCCGACGACTTCGAGAGCGGCACGCGGGCGGGGCTGGCGGGCGGCACCACGATGGTCGTAGACTTCTGCCTGCCGAACCAGGGCGAGAGCCTCTTCGATGCCTTGAAACGCTGGGACAACAAGTCCACCCGCGCGAATTGCGACTACTCCTTCCACATGGCCGTGACATGGTGGGGTGAGCAGGTCTTTGAAGACATGAAGGGCGTCGTCCAAGACCGCGGAATCAATACGTTTAAGCACTTCCTCGCCTACAAGGGCGCGCTCATGGTCAATGACGATGAGCTCTACTCGTCCTTCCAGCGACTCTCCGAGCTCGGCGCCACCGCCATGGTCCACGCCGAGAACGGGGATGTGGTGGCGGAGATGACGGCAAAGCTCCTCGCCGAGGGCAATACGGGCCCGGAGGCCCACGCCTATTCGCGGCCGTCCCAGGTGGAGGGCGAGGCCACGAACCGCGCGATCATGATCGCGGACATGGCCGGCGTGCCGCTCTATGTCGTCCATGTCTCTTGCGAGGAGGCGCACGAGGCGATCCGGCGCGCCAAGCAGAACGGCAAGCGCGTCTGGGGCGAGCCGCTCATCCAGCACCTGACGCTTGATGAAACCGAGTATTTCCACCCCGATTGGGACCACGCCGCGCGCCGCGTGATGTCGCCGCCCTTCCGGAACAAGAAGCACCAAGAGAGCCTCTGGGCGGGCCTTATGTCGGGCTCATTGAGCGTCGTAGCGACAGACCATTGCGCCTTCACCACCGAGCAGAAGCGCACGGGCGTGGGCGATTTCTCCAAGATCCCCAACGGCACGGGCGGGCTCGAGGACAGGCTCCCCATGCTCTGGACCCACGGCGTCGCCACCGGCCGCCTCACGCCCAACGAGTTCGTCGCGGTGACTTCAACGAACATCGCCAAGATCCTGAATTGCTATCCGAAAAAGGGCGCGGTGCTCGTCGGCGCGGATGCGGATCTCGTCGTCTGGGATCCGGAGAAGGAGAAGACCATCGCCGCCGGCACGCAGCAATCGGCGATCGATTACAACGTCTTCGAGGGGCATCAGGTGAAGGGCCTGCCGCGTTTCACGCTCACCCGTGGGCACGTGGCCGTCCATGACGGCGAAATGCGCACGCAAGAAGGCCACGGTAAATTCGTCTCGCGCCCACCCAACGGGACGGTGAACAAGGCCTTGAGTCAATGGAAAGAGCTCACCGCGCCCACACCGGTCGCGCGCTCCGGCATCCCGGCGACAGGGGTGTAA
- a CDS encoding dihydrodipicolinate synthase family protein, protein MDDDGVVDTDHLGRLVARLAATDVDSIGVLGSTGSYMYLTARERARALAASVEAAGSTPVLAGIGALRTSDVLAHARAAEEAGAAAALLAPVSYLPLTEADFAALVADVTAASGLPLCLYNNPTTTHFSMSEDLVVRLARNKRVRAVKNPAQATGMDEQITRLRGATHDDFVLGYSGDALIDAPLGARADAWYSVIAGALPELCLGIWSPRGTAELAARHGALEPLWALFRAHGGIRVLPHMLELMGHGRAPLPRPLQPLAPAIVAEIDAALDAVRAPA, encoded by the coding sequence ATGGATGACGACGGGGTGGTCGACACCGATCACCTCGGCCGCCTCGTGGCGCGCCTTGCGGCCACGGATGTGGACAGCATCGGCGTCCTCGGCTCCACGGGCAGCTACATGTATCTCACGGCCCGCGAGCGGGCGCGGGCCCTCGCGGCATCGGTGGAGGCCGCGGGCAGCACGCCCGTCCTCGCGGGCATCGGCGCGCTGAGGACGTCGGACGTCCTCGCCCATGCGCGGGCCGCCGAAGAGGCAGGGGCTGCGGCAGCGCTGCTTGCGCCCGTCTCCTATCTGCCACTGACCGAGGCTGACTTCGCCGCGCTCGTGGCAGACGTCACGGCGGCGAGTGGTCTGCCGCTTTGCCTCTACAACAATCCCACGACCACGCATTTCTCCATGTCCGAGGATCTCGTGGTGCGCCTCGCGCGAAACAAGCGGGTGAGGGCGGTGAAGAACCCCGCGCAGGCCACTGGAATGGATGAGCAAATCACTCGGCTGAGGGGCGCGACGCACGACGACTTCGTGCTTGGTTATTCGGGTGACGCGCTCATCGACGCGCCGCTCGGCGCGCGGGCGGATGCGTGGTACTCCGTCATCGCGGGTGCGTTGCCAGAGCTTTGCCTCGGCATTTGGAGCCCGCGCGGCACGGCAGAGCTCGCCGCCCGCCATGGCGCTCTCGAGCCTCTCTGGGCGCTCTTCCGCGCCCATGGCGGGATCCGCGTGCTGCCGCATATGCTCGAGCTCATGGGCCATGGCAGGGCGCCGCTGCCGCGCCCGCTCCAGCCGCTTGCGCCAGCAATCGTGGCAGAGATCGACGCGGCGCTCGACGCGGTGAGGGCCCCCGCATGA
- the cofD gene encoding 2-phospho-L-lactate transferase: MTKVTLLAGGVGGAKMAEGFAALPDVELTIIGNVADDDDFHGLWVSPDIDTMLYTLSGRINRTQGWGVADEGHRALDTLGELGADTWMFLGDRDFGLHIYRTERLKRGDRPSVITADMAQAFGIGPRIVLPTDDRVQTRVETAEGWLSFQEYFVRERCAPEVTALRIEGLGTATPAPGALEAIEAADVIVIAPSNPLVSIQPILGIPGIAAAVQGAVAPVLAVSPLIAGRVVKGPADRMMTALGMRADVVGVAECYAELADTLFIDTADAGLADAVAETGPRPVVTDILIPDAENKARLAREILSQAAVRREREAAE; encoded by the coding sequence ATGACGAAGGTGACGCTTCTCGCGGGCGGCGTAGGCGGCGCCAAGATGGCGGAGGGCTTTGCCGCTCTGCCGGACGTCGAACTCACCATCATCGGCAACGTGGCCGACGACGATGACTTCCACGGCCTCTGGGTCTCTCCCGATATCGATACGATGCTCTACACGCTTTCGGGCCGCATCAACCGGACGCAGGGCTGGGGTGTCGCCGATGAGGGCCACCGCGCGCTCGACACGCTGGGCGAACTCGGGGCGGATACGTGGATGTTTCTTGGGGATCGCGATTTCGGGCTCCACATCTACCGCACGGAGCGCCTGAAGCGCGGGGACCGGCCTTCGGTCATCACCGCCGACATGGCGCAGGCCTTCGGGATCGGGCCACGGATCGTGCTGCCCACCGATGACCGCGTGCAGACGCGGGTGGAGACGGCGGAGGGCTGGCTGAGCTTCCAGGAGTATTTCGTGCGGGAGCGTTGCGCGCCCGAGGTGACGGCGCTTCGGATCGAGGGGCTCGGCACCGCGACACCCGCGCCCGGGGCACTCGAGGCCATCGAGGCGGCGGACGTCATCGTCATCGCGCCCTCCAATCCGCTCGTGAGCATTCAGCCCATCCTCGGCATCCCGGGGATTGCCGCGGCGGTGCAGGGCGCGGTCGCGCCGGTCCTCGCCGTGTCGCCGCTCATCGCGGGCCGCGTGGTGAAAGGCCCGGCGGACCGGATGATGACCGCCCTCGGCATGCGCGCCGATGTCGTCGGCGTGGCCGAATGCTATGCCGAATTGGCCGACACGCTCTTCATCGACACAGCAGACGCCGGGCTGGCCGATGCCGTGGCCGAGACGGGCCCGCGCCCGGTGGTCACCGACATCCTCATTCCCGACGCAGAGAACAAAGCGCGGCTCGCGCGAGAGATCCTCTCCCAAGCCGCGGTCAGGCGGGAGCGGGAGGCCGCGGAATGA
- the cofE gene encoding coenzyme F420-0:L-glutamate ligase codes for MRLEITAIPGLPDIEPGDDLSGLLGDVLEVHGGLEAGDVLAIAHKVVSKAEGNVIDLATVAPSPKARELATELAKNPAKVEVVLAQSTRVVRAWKRPEQDEGTIIAEHKLGFISANAAVDESNVGEGTVITLPDDPDASARRIGKALEDRFGVEIGVVITDTFGRPWRVGQVNVAIGLHRVPATTSDIGGVDAWGRALRVTEPALSDEIAAASGLVVAKAAKTPVVRLRGLHWPRKDKTSARDILRAQTEDVFR; via the coding sequence GTGAGGCTCGAGATCACGGCGATCCCGGGGCTCCCGGATATCGAGCCGGGGGATGACCTCTCCGGGCTCCTCGGCGACGTACTGGAAGTCCATGGTGGGCTGGAAGCGGGTGATGTCCTCGCCATCGCGCACAAGGTCGTCTCCAAGGCCGAGGGCAACGTCATCGACCTCGCCACAGTGGCGCCGTCACCCAAGGCGCGAGAGCTCGCCACGGAGCTCGCGAAGAACCCCGCGAAGGTCGAGGTGGTGCTCGCCCAATCGACCCGCGTCGTCCGCGCCTGGAAGCGGCCTGAGCAGGACGAGGGGACGATCATCGCCGAGCACAAGCTGGGCTTCATTTCCGCCAATGCGGCGGTGGACGAATCGAATGTGGGCGAGGGCACCGTGATCACGCTCCCCGATGACCCGGACGCCAGCGCACGGCGCATCGGCAAGGCCCTCGAGGATCGCTTCGGCGTGGAGATCGGCGTGGTGATCACCGACACGTTCGGGCGGCCGTGGCGCGTGGGGCAGGTCAACGTGGCCATCGGGCTTCACCGCGTGCCCGCCACGACATCTGACATCGGCGGCGTGGACGCCTGGGGCCGGGCGCTCCGCGTCACGGAGCCAGCGCTGAGCGACGAGATCGCGGCGGCGTCGGGCCTCGTCGTCGCAAAGGCGGCGAAGACGCCCGTGGTGCGGCTCCGCGGCCTTCACTGGCCGCGCAAGGACAAGACGAGCGCGCGCGACATCCTGCGCGCCCAAACGGAGGACGTTTTTCGATGA